One window from the genome of bacterium encodes:
- a CDS encoding amidohydrolase family protein, whose protein sequence is MSDLIIRGGSLIDGTGAPARPADVRINEGVVTEVGPSLAPDGETELDAGGCYVTPGFIDSHTHLDPSMFWDRGCDPMPQHGVTTALVGNCSLSLAPAKPEHLDELIDVFCYIEDMPVADFESGVPWTWGSWRQYRDAMNQGGIALNMASLIGHSMLRIYVMGDDAWTREATEDEIAAMASEMADAMEAGCYGFSTSFFDLDRRSRPVPSRLACDGELSALADVLSAAGHGLVEFIPNLTGEDPEADIRRMARVLGPRGVTSIWNGISHSDMAPHRPEEYMAFTQAIRDEGCDMWPISSPRTVDLNVSWEQTMVFMMLPKGWNQIMGVTGEARREMLADPGWREIARNEWDATEKSLFPINRPDFARFTSVTRPDNEAWLGRSLADLTEARDGHPSDVFADWILENDLEPGVVAMGVSNSNTDGVAQMIADERCLISASDAGAHVQMMCAAGDTTLLLTRHVRDRGDLELEEAVYEITGRQAEILGFNDRGRLLPGYAGDVTVFDLEELSWDTDRFVSDLPSGAPRLRRPAGGYRATAVNGVVTQVEGSLTGAKPGAVLDANTPSP, encoded by the coding sequence ATGTCTGACCTGATCATTCGCGGCGGCAGCCTAATCGACGGTACCGGGGCCCCGGCCCGGCCCGCCGATGTGCGCATCAACGAAGGCGTTGTCACCGAAGTTGGTCCCAGTCTGGCCCCCGATGGTGAGACCGAACTGGATGCCGGCGGCTGCTACGTGACCCCCGGGTTCATCGACTCCCACACCCATCTGGACCCGTCGATGTTTTGGGATCGGGGCTGCGACCCAATGCCCCAGCACGGGGTGACTACTGCATTGGTCGGCAATTGTTCCCTGTCGCTGGCCCCGGCCAAGCCCGAGCATCTCGACGAGCTCATCGACGTGTTCTGCTACATCGAGGACATGCCGGTGGCCGACTTCGAGTCGGGTGTTCCCTGGACCTGGGGTTCTTGGCGCCAATACCGCGACGCCATGAACCAAGGGGGAATCGCGCTGAACATGGCCTCGCTGATCGGCCATTCCATGCTGCGCATCTACGTCATGGGCGACGATGCCTGGACCCGAGAGGCCACCGAGGACGAGATTGCTGCTATGGCCTCAGAGATGGCCGATGCCATGGAGGCCGGTTGCTACGGCTTCAGCACCTCGTTTTTCGACTTGGACCGGCGGAGCCGCCCGGTGCCTAGTCGACTGGCCTGCGATGGGGAGCTGAGCGCGTTGGCCGACGTGCTGTCTGCCGCGGGCCACGGATTGGTCGAGTTCATCCCCAACCTCACTGGCGAGGATCCCGAAGCCGATATCCGACGGATGGCCCGGGTGCTCGGTCCCCGAGGGGTGACCTCTATCTGGAACGGGATTTCCCACAGCGACATGGCACCGCACCGTCCAGAGGAATACATGGCGTTCACCCAGGCGATCCGGGATGAGGGTTGCGACATGTGGCCCATCTCCTCGCCCCGCACCGTGGACCTCAATGTGAGCTGGGAGCAGACCATGGTGTTCATGATGCTCCCCAAGGGATGGAACCAGATCATGGGGGTCACCGGGGAGGCCCGGCGGGAGATGCTGGCCGATCCTGGTTGGCGGGAGATTGCCCGCAACGAGTGGGACGCTACTGAGAAGTCGCTGTTCCCCATCAACCGGCCCGACTTCGCCCGGTTCACCTCGGTGACCCGTCCCGACAACGAGGCTTGGCTCGGCCGTTCGCTAGCCGATCTAACCGAGGCTCGGGACGGCCATCCCTCCGACGTGTTTGCCGACTGGATTCTGGAGAACGACTTGGAGCCTGGGGTAGTGGCCATGGGCGTGAGCAACAGCAACACCGATGGCGTGGCCCAGATGATCGCCGATGAGCGCTGCCTCATCAGCGCCTCCGACGCCGGTGCGCATGTGCAAATGATGTGTGCGGCGGGCGACACCACCCTGCTGTTGACCCGCCATGTGCGAGACCGTGGCGACCTGGAGTTGGAGGAGGCGGTTTACGAGATCACCGGTCGGCAGGCCGAGATCTTGGGATTCAACGACCGGGGACGCCTGCTGCCCGGCTACGCCGGCGATGTGACCGTGTTCGATTTGGAAGAGCTGTCGTGGGACACCGACAGATTTGTGTCCGATCTGCCTTCAGGCGCACCTCGTTTGCGCCGTCCTGCGGGCGGCTACCGGGCCACCGCGGTCAACGGCGTGGTGACACAGGTGGAGGGGTCGCTTACCGGCGCCAAGCCCGGCGCGGTGCTCGACGCCAATACCCCGTCGCCCTAG
- a CDS encoding acetyl-CoA acetyltransferase, with protein sequence MSVDDRTPVLVGVGTAAQRLDDPTEAKEAVDLMAQALVVAADDAGSSSLIGRLDQVRVTQGTWGYSDPARWVADAVGANQARSYLADVGILQTAVMGDAAAAIASGSADVIAVVGGEAKYRGLRASITGIEAPDTDQGGAEPDDFVTPHGMIISRAEIDTGLVMATHHYAMIENARRFADGHTIEEHRDEVAGLWARFAQVAAANPDAWFQDGLDSAAIATPENGNRMLAWPYTKWHNSQWNVDQAAALIFCSADTARALGIAPDRWVFPWAAAESNHMVPVTERPELHRSPGFAHAGRAVADHVGMALSEAGHVDLYSCFPIAVRTQALELDIDLSRDLTVTGGMTWAGGPLNNYVIQAAAKLAQVLRADSGSTGLLTSVSGMITKQGASMWSSEPPAQPFANIDVTDAVAVELQPKPYRTGENEQATVVSYTVIWGREGPERAVAIGEFADGARTLLVSAVPPVMAAVAVEEFCGRTVTVAGDGSFTPTD encoded by the coding sequence GTGAGTGTTGACGACAGAACTCCGGTGCTGGTGGGGGTGGGGACGGCTGCACAGCGGCTAGACGATCCCACCGAGGCAAAGGAGGCAGTAGACCTCATGGCTCAGGCGCTGGTGGTGGCGGCTGATGACGCCGGATCAAGCAGCCTGATTGGCCGCTTGGATCAGGTGAGGGTCACCCAGGGTACGTGGGGGTATAGCGATCCGGCCCGGTGGGTGGCCGATGCGGTGGGGGCGAACCAGGCCCGCAGCTATCTGGCTGACGTGGGCATCTTGCAGACCGCGGTGATGGGCGATGCGGCCGCGGCCATCGCGTCGGGGTCGGCCGATGTGATCGCGGTGGTGGGCGGGGAGGCCAAGTATCGGGGACTGCGGGCTTCGATCACCGGCATCGAGGCTCCCGATACAGACCAAGGTGGTGCCGAGCCCGATGATTTCGTCACCCCCCACGGGATGATCATCAGCCGAGCAGAGATCGACACCGGTCTGGTGATGGCCACCCACCACTACGCCATGATCGAGAACGCCCGCCGGTTCGCCGACGGCCACACCATCGAAGAGCACCGCGACGAGGTGGCTGGACTGTGGGCCCGCTTCGCCCAAGTGGCCGCAGCCAATCCCGATGCCTGGTTCCAGGACGGATTGGACTCCGCCGCCATCGCCACTCCGGAAAATGGCAACCGGATGCTGGCTTGGCCCTACACCAAGTGGCACAACTCCCAGTGGAACGTGGACCAGGCCGCCGCGCTGATCTTCTGCTCGGCGGACACCGCCCGGGCACTGGGCATCGCCCCGGATCGCTGGGTGTTCCCCTGGGCCGCGGCCGAGTCCAACCACATGGTGCCGGTTACCGAGCGGCCCGAACTCCACCGCAGTCCGGGGTTCGCCCACGCCGGCCGGGCCGTGGCCGACCATGTGGGCATGGCCCTCAGCGAGGCTGGCCACGTGGACCTGTACTCCTGCTTCCCCATCGCGGTGCGCACCCAGGCGCTGGAGTTGGACATCGACTTGAGCCGGGATCTGACGGTGACCGGGGGCATGACCTGGGCTGGGGGCCCACTCAACAACTACGTGATCCAGGCGGCGGCGAAGCTGGCCCAGGTGCTGCGAGCCGATTCCGGATCCACCGGTCTGCTCACCTCCGTCAGTGGGATGATCACCAAGCAGGGGGCCAGCATGTGGAGTTCTGAACCGCCTGCCCAGCCATTTGCCAACATCGACGTGACCGATGCGGTGGCGGTCGAGCTTCAGCCCAAGCCCTATCGCACGGGAGAAAACGAGCAAGCCACCGTGGTGTCTTACACCGTGATCTGGGGTCGGGAAGGGCCGGAGCGGGCGGTGGCCATTGGCGAGTTCGCCGACGGCGCCCGAACCCTACTCGTCTCCGCCGTCCCCCCCGTCATGGCCGCCGTCGCCGTCGAGGAGTTCTGCGGCCGAACGGTCACTGTGGCTGGTGACGGGTCGTTCACCCCCACCGACTGA
- a CDS encoding nuclear transport factor 2 family protein, with protein MEQWELNARESIRDLVARYNANGDSGRFDQVMDLFAPDAIMRTPTQPDKYGIDEIRTIFTGAQDTLSQIGGGTPKYIRHHTATHQIDLLSPTEAKGRCYYHVIMEHGLDHWGRYIDRYGVVDGRWLFTERSVTMDGYIPGGWGAHNASRGKDY; from the coding sequence ATGGAGCAGTGGGAATTGAACGCTCGCGAATCAATCCGAGACCTCGTGGCTCGGTACAACGCCAACGGCGACTCGGGCCGCTTCGACCAAGTCATGGACCTGTTCGCCCCCGACGCCATCATGCGAACCCCGACCCAACCCGACAAGTACGGCATCGACGAAATCCGCACGATTTTTACCGGAGCCCAAGACACGTTGTCGCAGATCGGCGGCGGCACCCCCAAGTACATCCGCCACCACACCGCCACCCACCAGATCGACCTTCTCTCGCCCACTGAGGCCAAAGGCCGCTGCTACTACCACGTGATCATGGAGCACGGCCTCGACCACTGGGGCCGCTACATAGACCGCTACGGCGTGGTGGACGGGCGGTGGCTCTTCACCGAGCGGTCGGTGACCATGGACGGCTACATCCCCGGTGGTTGGGGCGCCCACAACGCCAGCCGAGGCAAGGATTACTAG